The following are encoded in a window of Candidatus Rokuibacteriota bacterium genomic DNA:
- the ccoN gene encoding cytochrome-c oxidase, cbb3-type subunit I, whose protein sequence is MSDRVERFVYDDQIVRMFLLVTVLWGLVGMAVGLLIALQLVLPVLNFQTSWLSFGRLRPLHTNAVIFAFAGNAIFAGVYYSSQRLLKARMWSDALGRLHFWGWQAIIVAAAVTLPLGYSQSKEYAELEWPIDIAIAVIWVVFAANFFGTLARRRERHLYVALWFYIATLVAIAVLHIFNNLVVVAGPMKSYSIYAGVQDAFMQWWYGHNAVAFFLTTPFLGMMYYFLPKAAERPVYSYRLSILHFWTLVFIYIWAGPHHLHYTALPAWASTLGMLFSVMLWMPSWGGMINGLLTLRGAWSKVTDDPVLKFFVVAVTFYGMSTFEGPLLSIKSVNALSHYTDWTIAHVHAGTLGWVGFMIFGMIYWLLPRLFQTELWSKKLAELHFWIGTIGILLYIVAIYAAGLTQGLMFRAFDESGRLAYPDFIEATVRLMPMYWVRVLGGGLYIAGMALCAWNVVMTWRRAPAAYAEPVHEAPALTREYRAEVTAAGFKRAAWHRRWEGMPLTFSIWVVVAVVSASLFEIIPMFLIRSNVPTIAAVMPYTPLELAGRDVYISEGCNNCHSQMIRPIRSETVRYGEYSKPGEFVYDHPFLWGSRRIGPDLQRIGGKYPNLWHVRHMEDPRSTTPQSIMPPYPWLAKRPLDFAAVERGVAAQVTLGVPYTPQQVKGAPELARAQGKKIAQAIVAQGGPKGLEETRLVALIAYLQRLGTDIKKSPAAAGPSGRRAEALPQPQPHPEPRR, encoded by the coding sequence ATGAGCGACCGCGTCGAACGGTTCGTCTACGACGACCAGATCGTCCGCATGTTCCTGCTGGTCACCGTGCTGTGGGGCCTGGTCGGCATGGCCGTGGGCCTGCTGATCGCGCTCCAGCTCGTCCTGCCCGTCCTCAACTTCCAGACGTCGTGGCTCTCCTTCGGCCGGCTGCGCCCGCTGCACACCAACGCGGTGATCTTCGCCTTCGCGGGCAACGCGATCTTCGCGGGCGTCTACTACTCCTCGCAGCGCCTCCTCAAGGCGCGCATGTGGAGCGACGCGCTGGGCCGGCTACACTTCTGGGGGTGGCAGGCCATCATCGTCGCCGCCGCCGTGACGCTGCCGCTCGGCTACAGCCAGTCGAAGGAGTACGCGGAGCTCGAGTGGCCCATCGACATCGCCATCGCCGTCATCTGGGTCGTCTTCGCCGCGAACTTCTTCGGCACGCTGGCCCGCCGGCGCGAGCGGCACCTCTACGTCGCGCTCTGGTTCTACATCGCCACGCTGGTGGCCATCGCCGTGCTCCACATCTTCAACAACCTCGTGGTCGTGGCGGGGCCGATGAAGAGCTACTCGATCTACGCGGGGGTGCAGGACGCCTTCATGCAGTGGTGGTACGGCCACAACGCGGTCGCCTTCTTCCTGACCACGCCGTTCCTCGGCATGATGTACTACTTCCTGCCCAAGGCGGCCGAACGGCCGGTGTACTCCTACCGCCTGTCGATCCTGCACTTCTGGACTCTGGTCTTCATCTACATCTGGGCGGGGCCGCACCACCTCCACTACACGGCGCTGCCCGCCTGGGCCTCGACGCTCGGCATGCTCTTCTCGGTCATGCTGTGGATGCCGTCCTGGGGCGGGATGATCAACGGGCTTCTGACGCTCCGTGGCGCGTGGTCGAAGGTGACCGACGATCCCGTGCTCAAGTTCTTCGTGGTGGCGGTGACCTTCTACGGCATGTCGACCTTCGAGGGGCCGCTCCTGTCGATCAAGAGCGTCAACGCGCTCTCGCACTACACGGATTGGACCATCGCCCACGTCCACGCGGGCACGCTCGGCTGGGTCGGCTTCATGATCTTCGGGATGATCTACTGGCTCCTGCCGCGCCTCTTCCAGACGGAGCTCTGGAGCAAGAAGCTGGCCGAGCTGCACTTCTGGATCGGCACGATCGGCATCCTGCTCTACATCGTGGCCATCTACGCGGCCGGGCTGACCCAGGGACTCATGTTCCGCGCCTTCGACGAGAGCGGGCGGCTCGCGTACCCGGACTTCATCGAGGCGACCGTACGGCTCATGCCCATGTACTGGGTGCGCGTGCTGGGCGGCGGCCTCTACATCGCCGGCATGGCGCTCTGCGCGTGGAACGTGGTGATGACGTGGCGGCGCGCGCCCGCGGCGTATGCGGAGCCCGTGCACGAGGCGCCCGCGCTGACCCGCGAGTACCGGGCCGAGGTGACGGCCGCCGGCTTCAAGCGCGCGGCGTGGCACCGGCGCTGGGAGGGCATGCCGCTGACCTTTTCCATCTGGGTCGTCGTCGCGGTGGTGAGCGCCTCGCTCTTCGAGATCATCCCCATGTTCCTCATCCGCTCGAACGTGCCCACGATCGCCGCGGTCATGCCCTACACGCCGCTGGAGCTCGCCGGGCGCGATGTCTACATCTCGGAGGGCTGCAACAACTGCCACTCGCAGATGATCCGGCCCATCCGCTCCGAGACGGTGCGCTACGGGGAATACAGCAAGCCGGGCGAGTTCGTCTACGACCATCCGTTCCTCTGGGGCTCCCGCCGCATCGGCCCGGACCTGCAGCGGATCGGCGGCAAGTACCCGAACCTCTGGCACGTGCGCCACATGGAGGACCCGCGCTCGACCACGCCGCAGTCCATCATGCCGCCATACCCGTGGCTGGCGAAGCGGCCGCTCGATTTCGCGGCCGTCGAGCGCGGCGTGGCGGCGCAGGTGACGCTCGGCGTTCCGTACACGCCCCAGCAGGTCAAGGGCGCCCCGGAGCTCGCGCGGGCGCAGGGGAAGAAGATCGCGCAGGCGATCGTCGCGCAGGGCGGGCCCAAGGGGCTCGAGGAGACTCGGCTCGTGGCGCTCATCGCGTACCTCCAGCGGCTCGGCACCGATATCAAGAAGAGCCCGGCCGCGGCCGGCCCCAGCGGACGCCGGGCCGAAGCCCTACCGCAGCCCCAACCCCACCCGGAGCCGAGGCGGTGA
- a CDS encoding cbb3-type cytochrome c oxidase subunit 3 has product MSLTDVMSGFGLQIFAEAGLVLFGAAFLAIAVTTFLRRNREHFERARFLPLEDEPSAPLTGERATHE; this is encoded by the coding sequence ATGAGCCTCACCGACGTGATGAGCGGCTTCGGGCTGCAGATCTTCGCCGAGGCCGGCCTGGTGCTGTTCGGGGCCGCCTTCCTCGCGATCGCGGTGACCACGTTTCTCCGGCGCAACCGGGAGCACTTCGAGCGCGCCCGCTTTCTGCCCCTCGAGGACGAGCCGAGCGCGCCGCTGACAGGGGAGAGAGCGACCCATGAGTGA
- a CDS encoding YeeE/YedE thiosulfate transporter family protein, whose amino-acid sequence MSWLRKAEWPWWQAGLMLGLLNAFVFYTANYYLSTSTTFSRAAGMIVGLVAPAHVAANAYYRMVKPVVDWQFMLVLGIPLGAYLAARLGRGSVAFTTEMPALWVSRFGTSRGRRWAVGLLGGFLVGFGARLADGCTSGHGLSGGLQMAVSSWIFLGAMMLAGIVAARFVFRGPDNGAA is encoded by the coding sequence ATGAGCTGGCTGCGGAAAGCGGAGTGGCCGTGGTGGCAGGCGGGCCTGATGCTGGGCCTCCTCAATGCTTTTGTCTTCTACACGGCGAACTACTACCTCTCGACCTCGACGACCTTCTCGCGCGCCGCGGGCATGATCGTGGGCCTCGTGGCGCCCGCGCACGTGGCCGCCAACGCCTACTACCGGATGGTCAAGCCCGTCGTGGATTGGCAGTTCATGCTGGTCCTGGGCATTCCGCTCGGCGCCTACCTGGCGGCGCGGCTCGGCCGCGGGAGCGTCGCGTTCACCACGGAGATGCCGGCGCTCTGGGTCAGCCGGTTCGGGACGAGTCGGGGCCGCCGGTGGGCCGTCGGCCTCCTGGGCGGTTTCCTCGTGGGCTTCGGAGCCCGGCTTGCCGATGGCTGCACGTCGGGCCACGGGCTCAGCGGGGGACTCCAGATGGCGGTGAGCAGCTGGATCTTCCTCGGCGCGATGATGCTCGCGGGCATCGTGGCGGCGCGGTTCGTCTTCAGGGGGCCTGACAATGGGGCCGCTTGA